The following nucleotide sequence is from Streptomyces xiamenensis.
CGCCCAGCCCTCGGCGTTGGCCGAGACCATGCCCACCGTGGTCTGGTACCGCGAGAGCTGATCGGCGACGTGCGCCCACTGCGCCAGCTGGAGGTGGTGGCCGGGGACCCCCTCGTGGTACCAGGTGGAGACCAGGTCGTAGACCGGGAACCGGGTCTCGCCCATCGTCGGCAGCCAGGTGCGCCCCGGCCGCGAGAAGTCGAGCGAGGGGCTGGTGTAGTACGGGGCCGCCGCGCTGCCGGGCGGGGCGATCATCGATTCCACGCGCTTGACGCGGTCGGCCAGTTCGAAGTGGGTGCCGTCCAGCGCCTCGATGGCCTCGTCCATCAGCTCCTGGAGCCAGACCCGGATCTCCTCGACGCCCTCGACGGCCTCGCCCTCGGTGTCCAGGTGACGCAGCGTCTCCCACGGGGTGGCGCCGGGCAGGATCTTGGCCGCCTCGGCCTTCATCTCGGCGTGCAGCCGGTGGAACTCGGACCAGCCGTACGCGTACGCCTCGTCCAGGTCCAGGTCGGTGCCGTTCCAGTAGCGCACCCAGCGGGCGTAGCGCTCGCGGCCCACGATCTGCGGGGCACCGGCCACACCGGGGGAGTACGTGCCGGCCAGCCACTCCCGCAGCGCCACGATCGCGCCGGTGGCTTCGCGCGCGCCCTCGGCCAGCTCCGTGCGCAGCGCCTCGGGGCCGTCCGCCACGAACTGCGCGAACCAGCTCTTCTCCGCGCCGTCCGCGATCCACTCCTCCAACTGGCCGATCACGGTGGTGACCTGACGCGGCCCGGCCGGCAGCCCGCGCTCCAGGCCGGCGGCCAGCGCGGCCCGGTAGCTCTCCAGCGAGGCGGGCACGGCGCGCAGCCGGGTGGCGATGTCCGCCCAGTCGGCCTCGGTCTCGGCCGGCATCAGGGAGAAGACGCTGCGCACATCGTGCACGGGGGAGAAGAGGTTGCTGATGGCCCGCAGGTGCTCGTCCGCCTCGTGCACGGCGAGTTCGGCGGTGAGCCGCTCGCGCAGCAGCCGGGCGCAGCGCCGCTCGGCGTCGCTGTCCGCTCCGGGGCGGTTCTCCGCCTCGGTCAGCTCCCGCAGGGTGCGCCGGGCGAGTTCGGCCCGGGCCAGCTGGCCTTCGGGGAGTAGTCGGGCAGCCGTCCTGCGCTCTCGGCGACGCCCAGGAAGGTGCCGGTGATGGGGTCGAGCGCGACGAGGGCGTCGACGTAGGAATCGGCGAGGGCTCGGGGCAGCACGGGGCTGGTGGTGTCTTCGGACATGCGCACCATCCTGGTACCTGACCCCGGATTCGTCACTACTGATGTGCCCGGTCGTTACTGTCGCGGCCGGTCAGCGGGCCGTGGGCGGGCGTGCCGCCCGGGGCATCACGGCACGCGGGCGGCCGGATCCAGCGGGGCGGGCAGCGGCCGGGCGGCCAGCGGGGCGCAGAGCACCACCGTCTCCCCGTCCGGGTAGCGGCCGACCGTCAGGCCCGAGGCCCGCAGCAGGGCCGAGAGCCCGTGCTCGCCGCTGCCGCCCGGGCGGGTCACCGCGTAGATCTCCGTGTAGCCGGCGCCCGCGGCCAGGGTGAGCAGCCGGCGCAGCAGGGCCGTGCCCACCCCGCGCCGCTGGCGTCCGTCCGGCACCAGCAGGGCCAGTTCGACCTCGTCGCCCTCGCCTTCCCACAGCAGATGCCCCAGGCCCGCCAGTGTGCCGTCCCGGTCCCGGGCGGCGACGCCGTGCCCGAACCGGGGGCTGAGCAGATGCGGCAGCAGCCGGTCGGCCTCCTCCGCGTCCCGCACCCCGTGGTAGCGCTCGCGCAGGGTCTGTGGCGAGCAGCGGGCGTGCAACTCCCGGGCGGCGGCCAGATCGCCGGGCCCCACCGGGTCCACC
It contains:
- a CDS encoding GNAT family N-acetyltransferase, with translation MADSSLHRTIVRSVDPVGPGDLAAARELHARCSPQTLRERYHGVRDAEEADRLLPHLLSPRFGHGVAARDRDGTLAGLGHLLWEGEGDEVELALLVPDGRQRRGVGTALLRRLLTLAAGAGYTEIYAVTRPGGSGEHGLSALLRASGLTVGRYPDGETVVLCAPLAARPLPAPLDPAARVP